In Granulicella tundricola MP5ACTX9, a single genomic region encodes these proteins:
- a CDS encoding M61 family metallopeptidase — MPIRPSLFLSAVLCSAAAFAQSAPIKIVADLSEAPRRLYHAEIDIPVKSGPLTLTTPKWIPGNHRPTGPVDDITGVVFTANGETLKWRRDDVDLYEFHLTVPKGVTNVHAHLDFIVEGRVTDHMAVLEWEKLLLYPADKPGREIAIQPSITVPAGWGIGTALQPTGAGTNAVNTGIGAKDHGPTAGATTTNYAATTVEQLEDSPAIAGQYFHEFPLAPEMGVKHYIDVVSDLPEDSNLRPDLLAETANLVREANAAYGSHHYNTYHFLLTLSDVAGGEGLEHGQSSDNGVGEKAFSTAHPGSDLLAHEYTHSWNGKYRRPARLYQEKFSTAEQGDLLWVYEGMTQYMGNVLAVRSGLKTKQQYLDTIATTAAGLDTKAGRQWRSTEDTAIAASILRGGSPAWSNWKRGQDYYQEGALLWLDADTKIRQLTQGKKSLTDFQQIFLAKGGSTGPMIAPYERPELIADLNTIAPYDWATFLRDRVDAITPRADVAGIEQGGYKLVYLDHPPKREAGEGPQRGGGGPDVWYSLGIRIGGGGPAGRGGGGEGTISDVRWGGPGDDAGLYPGQKIVAVNGTAFSAEALIAAVKGAKGTSEPIHFLVEHEGAVKTVDLSYHDGERYPSLERVDGTPDFLGDIAKPLAAPVTAAK, encoded by the coding sequence ATGCCGATTCGCCCCAGCCTGTTTCTGAGTGCCGTGCTTTGCAGTGCGGCCGCGTTTGCGCAGAGTGCGCCTATCAAGATTGTGGCCGACCTGTCCGAGGCCCCGCGACGGTTGTATCACGCTGAGATCGACATTCCGGTGAAGAGCGGGCCGCTGACGCTGACGACTCCGAAGTGGATTCCGGGGAACCACAGACCGACGGGGCCGGTGGACGACATTACGGGTGTGGTGTTTACGGCGAATGGCGAGACACTGAAGTGGCGGCGTGACGATGTGGATCTGTACGAGTTCCACCTGACGGTACCGAAGGGCGTGACGAACGTTCATGCGCATCTGGACTTCATCGTTGAGGGGCGGGTGACGGATCACATGGCGGTGCTGGAGTGGGAGAAACTGCTGCTGTATCCGGCGGACAAGCCGGGGCGTGAGATTGCAATTCAGCCGAGCATTACGGTGCCTGCGGGTTGGGGGATCGGGACGGCGCTGCAGCCTACTGGGGCGGGGACGAATGCTGTGAATACGGGGATCGGCGCGAAGGATCATGGGCCTACGGCGGGTGCGACGACGACCAACTATGCGGCTACGACGGTGGAACAGTTGGAGGATTCACCGGCGATTGCGGGGCAGTACTTTCATGAGTTTCCGCTGGCTCCGGAGATGGGTGTGAAGCACTATATCGACGTGGTGAGCGATCTGCCGGAGGACTCGAACCTGCGGCCTGATCTGCTGGCGGAGACGGCCAACCTGGTGCGTGAGGCGAATGCGGCGTATGGGTCGCACCACTACAACACGTATCACTTCCTCCTGACGCTGTCCGATGTTGCGGGCGGAGAGGGTTTGGAGCATGGGCAGTCCAGCGACAACGGTGTGGGCGAGAAGGCCTTCTCCACGGCGCATCCGGGAAGTGATCTGCTGGCGCATGAGTACACGCATAGCTGGAACGGGAAGTATCGGCGGCCAGCTCGTTTGTACCAGGAGAAGTTTTCTACGGCCGAGCAGGGTGACCTGCTTTGGGTCTATGAAGGCATGACGCAGTACATGGGGAATGTGCTGGCGGTGCGGTCTGGATTGAAGACGAAGCAGCAGTATCTGGATACGATTGCGACGACTGCGGCAGGGCTGGATACGAAGGCTGGGCGGCAGTGGCGCTCGACCGAGGACACGGCGATTGCGGCGAGTATTCTGCGTGGCGGCAGCCCGGCGTGGTCCAACTGGAAGCGTGGGCAGGACTACTACCAGGAGGGTGCTCTGCTCTGGCTGGATGCGGATACGAAGATCCGGCAGTTGACGCAGGGAAAGAAGTCGCTCACTGACTTTCAGCAGATCTTTCTGGCCAAGGGCGGGAGCACGGGTCCGATGATTGCGCCGTATGAACGGCCGGAGTTGATTGCGGATCTGAATACGATTGCGCCGTATGACTGGGCTACGTTCCTGCGGGATCGGGTGGATGCGATTACGCCTCGTGCGGATGTGGCGGGGATCGAGCAGGGTGGATACAAGCTGGTGTATCTGGATCATCCTCCGAAGCGTGAGGCGGGTGAGGGGCCTCAGCGTGGGGGCGGCGGGCCGGATGTCTGGTACTCGCTGGGGATCCGGATCGGCGGTGGTGGCCCCGCGGGACGGGGCGGCGGCGGTGAAGGGACGATCAGCGATGTGAGATGGGGTGGGCCGGGGGATGATGCCGGGCTTTATCCGGGGCAGAAGATCGTCGCAGTGAACGGGACGGCCTTCAGTGCGGAGGCTTTGATTGCCGCGGTGAAGGGGGCCAAGGGGACGTCTGAGCCGATTCATTTCCTGGTGGAGCATGAAGGGGCGGTGAAGACCGTGGACCTGAGCTACCACGATGGGGAACGGTATCCATCGCTCGAACGAGTGGATGGGACGCCGGATTTCCTTGGGGATATTGCCAAGCCTCTGGCTGCTCCGGTGACTGCTGCTAAGTAA
- a CDS encoding aldo/keto reductase, which translates to MERRDFLKSATAATAAIATKASAAAATPAPTTRPQSPDMIYRQLGTTGETVSAIGMGGFHLGKQKDPAESIKLIHAGVDKGITFLDNCWDYNDGISEVRMGQALKSSGYRQKVFLMSKMDGRTADAYNKQLEESLGRLQTDVIDLVQFHEIIRMEDPDRIFAAGGAIEAAVAARQAGKIRYIGFTGHKDPAVHLRMLETAQRHNFHFDTVQMPINVMDAHFRSFTHEVMPVAIKQGIGVLAMKTFGDHFILDSKTVQPMEALHYGFTQPVSVLITGIDNQQVLDQALEAARTFKPMSQAEVQSLLARTKEAASQGKYELFKTSAHFDGTAQNPKWLGETTTA; encoded by the coding sequence ATGGAGCGCAGAGACTTCCTCAAATCCGCCACCGCCGCAACAGCAGCCATAGCCACAAAAGCTTCCGCCGCCGCAGCGACCCCAGCCCCAACCACCCGCCCCCAGTCCCCGGACATGATCTACCGCCAGCTTGGCACCACCGGCGAGACAGTCTCCGCCATCGGCATGGGCGGCTTCCACCTCGGCAAACAAAAAGACCCCGCCGAAAGCATCAAGCTCATCCACGCCGGTGTAGACAAAGGCATCACCTTCCTCGACAACTGCTGGGACTACAACGACGGCATCTCCGAGGTCCGCATGGGCCAGGCCCTCAAGTCCTCCGGCTACCGCCAGAAGGTCTTCCTCATGTCAAAGATGGACGGCCGCACCGCGGACGCCTACAACAAGCAACTAGAAGAATCCCTCGGCCGCCTCCAGACAGACGTCATCGACCTCGTCCAGTTCCACGAGATCATCCGCATGGAAGACCCGGACCGCATCTTCGCCGCAGGCGGAGCCATTGAAGCCGCCGTAGCTGCCCGCCAGGCCGGCAAGATCCGCTACATAGGCTTTACCGGCCACAAAGACCCCGCCGTCCACCTCCGCATGCTTGAAACCGCGCAGCGTCACAACTTCCACTTCGACACCGTCCAGATGCCCATCAACGTCATGGACGCGCACTTCCGCTCCTTCACCCACGAGGTCATGCCCGTCGCCATCAAGCAGGGAATCGGCGTCCTCGCCATGAAGACCTTCGGCGATCACTTCATCCTCGACAGCAAAACCGTCCAGCCCATGGAAGCCCTCCACTACGGCTTCACCCAACCCGTCTCCGTCCTCATCACCGGCATCGATAACCAGCAGGTCCTGGACCAGGCCCTTGAAGCCGCCCGCACCTTCAAGCCCATGTCGCAGGCTGAGGTCCAATCCCTCCTCGCCCGAACCAAAGAAGCCGCATCCCAGGGCAAGTACGAGCTCTTCAAGACCTCCGCCCACTTCGACGGCACAGCCCAGAACCCAAAGTGGCTAGGCGAAACCACCACAGCCTGA
- a CDS encoding amidase, whose protein sequence is MIRLTSIRSLSAAALFLCTTPLLLATPPATKAQLDRDLLEATIPSLQSLYATHRYTVVQVTQWYLDRITQYDTRYKALIHVDTAAALATAASEDKAAAQAGKSFHPGPLWGIPMVIKSNTSIKGLITYDGWKDFQIPGKELVAPKDATVVTRLRAAGAILLAQTNMPDFAASDTNKSSAFGRTGNAYDARFSPGGSSGGTVTAVTANFALLGTGTDTANSIRMPSGTSAVVGILPTRGLVSIAGIAPLDWLRDNTGPIARDVTDAAIALGVMAGEDPQDFRTKASGTKAQPAPYTAYLKPDALKGKRLGVPAFIVAQSSTPTTSTMGQSRDSTLRPETRALFLKALDELRAAGATIVIADDLLPESFARMPVTTRPYLREGMDHFLRDYGPTQYHSIADFEKTTGSSIPGNIIGSNSPRQPAVTQRDLESDPEANATFFAPQQAMLAAYNEGLDRYHLDGYVYPALQMPPNDETIPQPDGRPSSGPHSNTGWVNKIGVPAIVVPSGFYASGLPTGIEFSTRPWHDGDLLGYAFAYEQFTHHREPPVLVTQPRPAEDQ, encoded by the coding sequence ATGATCCGCCTCACTTCCATCCGTTCCCTCAGCGCCGCTGCGCTCTTCCTCTGCACCACGCCTCTGCTCCTCGCAACGCCTCCAGCCACCAAGGCCCAGTTGGACCGCGATCTTCTCGAAGCCACCATCCCCTCGCTCCAATCCCTCTATGCCACTCACCGCTACACCGTCGTCCAGGTCACCCAGTGGTATCTCGATCGCATCACCCAATACGACACCCGCTACAAAGCCCTCATCCACGTAGACACCGCCGCCGCCCTAGCCACGGCGGCCTCGGAAGATAAGGCGGCAGCACAGGCAGGCAAGAGCTTCCACCCCGGCCCTCTCTGGGGCATCCCCATGGTCATCAAGTCCAACACCAGCATCAAGGGCCTCATCACCTACGACGGCTGGAAGGACTTCCAGATCCCCGGCAAGGAACTCGTCGCACCCAAGGATGCCACCGTCGTCACCAGACTCCGCGCGGCCGGAGCCATCCTCCTCGCTCAAACCAACATGCCGGACTTCGCCGCGTCTGACACCAACAAGAGTTCCGCCTTCGGCCGCACCGGCAACGCCTACGACGCACGCTTCTCCCCTGGCGGTTCATCCGGCGGCACGGTCACCGCAGTCACAGCAAACTTCGCGCTCCTCGGCACCGGCACGGACACCGCCAACTCCATCCGCATGCCCTCCGGCACCAGCGCAGTGGTCGGCATCCTACCCACGCGAGGCCTCGTCAGCATCGCCGGCATCGCGCCTTTGGACTGGCTCCGAGACAACACCGGTCCCATCGCACGCGACGTCACCGACGCAGCCATAGCTCTCGGCGTCATGGCCGGAGAAGACCCACAAGACTTCCGCACCAAAGCCTCGGGCACCAAAGCCCAACCCGCCCCCTACACGGCCTACCTCAAGCCCGACGCCCTCAAAGGCAAGCGCCTCGGTGTCCCCGCCTTCATCGTTGCGCAGAGTTCTACACCAACCACCTCCACCATGGGCCAGTCGCGTGACAGCACCCTCCGCCCCGAGACCCGCGCCCTCTTCCTCAAGGCCCTAGACGAGCTCCGCGCAGCCGGTGCCACCATCGTCATCGCGGATGACCTCCTGCCCGAGTCCTTCGCCAGGATGCCCGTCACCACCCGCCCCTATCTCCGCGAGGGCATGGACCACTTCCTCCGCGACTACGGCCCCACCCAATACCACTCCATAGCCGACTTCGAAAAAACCACCGGCTCCTCCATCCCCGGCAACATCATCGGCTCCAACTCACCTCGACAGCCCGCCGTCACCCAGCGCGATCTCGAGTCCGACCCCGAAGCCAACGCCACCTTCTTCGCCCCGCAGCAAGCCATGCTGGCCGCCTACAACGAAGGCCTTGACCGCTATCACCTCGACGGCTACGTCTACCCAGCCCTGCAGATGCCACCCAACGACGAGACCATCCCCCAGCCCGACGGCCGCCCCTCCAGCGGCCCCCACAGCAACACCGGCTGGGTCAACAAGATCGGCGTCCCAGCAATAGTCGTCCCTTCAGGCTTCTACGCCAGCGGCCTCCCCACCGGCATTGAGTTCTCAACCCGCCCCTGGCACGACGGCGACCTCCTCGGTTACGCCTTCGCCTACGAGCAGTTCACCCACCACCGCGAACCGCCAGTCCTCGTCACCCAACCCCGCCCTGCAGAAGACCAGTAA
- a CDS encoding zf-HC2 domain-containing protein, producing MSELIQAGQHLDADTLNAFVEQELPEHERIACLAHLGECARCREIVFVAGGADEVEVVTVVAPERAWWQWGSVAWSGAAAGIAGVLVAVTMLHGRHAGVDRVAQVEAPVAEALGLKARAAAPPAASDAKAKAAAPNLAKALRYAKPTPPKAVFEEPEEAVANGALQAPLLGRDKVVTMHGSATAGGVLAGSAVADVAMQAQVSRLATAPAPVATTAAPKALPMYSRVVGKASAMPQTVTVEANSMAQIVVTQPAPVAGGLAMRAMKTAAAPIVLPNRLAVAGSAEWGGRVVAVDTAGGVFLRVDGNAGWTSVRPVWTGKAVGVDAGGTAFRLRVVDGSVWVSGDGVEWKPAAKE from the coding sequence ATGAGTGAGTTGATACAGGCCGGGCAGCATCTGGATGCGGACACGCTGAATGCGTTTGTGGAGCAGGAGCTGCCTGAGCATGAACGTATCGCTTGCCTGGCGCATCTGGGGGAGTGTGCTCGGTGCAGGGAGATTGTGTTTGTGGCTGGGGGAGCCGATGAGGTTGAGGTTGTGACGGTGGTGGCGCCGGAGCGGGCCTGGTGGCAGTGGGGTTCGGTGGCTTGGAGTGGGGCGGCGGCGGGGATTGCTGGTGTGCTGGTGGCGGTGACGATGCTGCATGGGCGGCACGCGGGGGTGGATCGTGTGGCTCAGGTTGAGGCTCCGGTGGCGGAGGCGTTGGGGTTGAAGGCTCGTGCTGCAGCACCACCTGCCGCCTCGGATGCCAAGGCCAAGGCAGCCGCGCCAAACCTAGCGAAAGCGCTCCGGTATGCAAAGCCAACTCCGCCTAAGGCTGTGTTTGAAGAACCCGAGGAGGCCGTTGCGAATGGTGCTTTGCAGGCACCGTTGCTGGGCAGGGATAAAGTCGTGACGATGCATGGATCGGCAACTGCGGGCGGGGTTCTGGCAGGATCGGCTGTTGCGGATGTGGCTATGCAAGCGCAGGTTTCAAGGCTGGCTACGGCTCCGGCTCCTGTCGCGACTACCGCTGCGCCGAAGGCCCTTCCGATGTACTCCCGGGTGGTGGGCAAGGCTTCCGCGATGCCTCAGACAGTGACTGTAGAGGCGAATTCTATGGCGCAGATCGTGGTGACGCAGCCGGCGCCTGTCGCGGGAGGGCTTGCCATGCGAGCTATGAAGACGGCGGCTGCTCCGATCGTTCTGCCGAACCGGCTGGCGGTGGCGGGCTCTGCTGAGTGGGGCGGGCGAGTCGTGGCTGTCGATACAGCGGGTGGTGTGTTCTTGAGGGTCGACGGTAATGCGGGTTGGACTAGCGTACGACCGGTCTGGACTGGTAAGGCCGTGGGCGTTGATGCGGGAGGGACTGCGTTTCGGTTGAGGGTGGTGGACGGGAGCGTGTGGGTGAGTGGGGATGGAGTGGAGTGGAAGCCTGCGGCTAAGGAGTAG
- a CDS encoding glycoside hydrolase family 18 protein, which produces MRLSRLLLSLVAIILTPVLPLHAQTPLLTGYFPQWGLYDQPQYTVKNLVTSHAAEKLDQLIYAQAFVTNGRCSIADPNADTTRIVPADQSLDGIADTPTQSLRGNFNQLLKLKRLYPNLKILISLEGQARDFAADAQAAQRQAFVASCVDLFLRGDLAPGVHAPGLFDGIDVDWEFPHPEDSANFLALLTELRRQSEAVHPGALLSIAVGPSPRMTGDPANLPAIARLVDHIGIMSYDYTGPWARSTGFIAPFSNARPGGFGGSVQGSVQAWIAAGVPASKLFMGLPFYGYGWHVVSRENNGLFQQGEPIRGDRPYPYIEALIAKSTVYREESSQSPWLYDGDAFWTYDDPTSIRHKTAFAVEQQLGGLMIWHLGEDTPTATLLNAAHEALHVPWLTTYTPPTEPFTTLAPPQPPFTPINPSF; this is translated from the coding sequence ATGCGTCTCTCTCGTCTCCTGCTTTCGCTCGTCGCAATCATCCTCACTCCCGTACTACCGCTCCACGCCCAGACCCCGCTCCTCACCGGTTACTTCCCCCAATGGGGCCTCTACGATCAGCCCCAGTACACCGTCAAGAACCTAGTCACCTCCCACGCCGCGGAAAAGCTTGACCAACTCATCTACGCCCAGGCCTTCGTCACCAACGGCCGCTGCTCCATCGCCGATCCCAACGCCGACACTACCCGCATCGTCCCTGCGGACCAAAGCCTCGACGGCATAGCCGATACCCCCACCCAGTCCCTCCGAGGCAACTTCAACCAACTCCTCAAGCTCAAGCGCCTCTACCCCAACCTCAAGATCCTCATCTCGCTGGAAGGCCAGGCCCGAGACTTCGCCGCTGACGCCCAAGCCGCCCAGCGCCAGGCCTTCGTCGCCTCCTGCGTCGATCTCTTCCTGCGCGGCGACCTTGCCCCTGGCGTCCATGCCCCCGGCCTCTTTGACGGCATAGATGTTGACTGGGAGTTCCCCCACCCGGAGGACTCCGCCAACTTCCTCGCCCTCCTGACCGAGCTCCGCCGCCAGTCCGAAGCCGTCCACCCCGGCGCGCTCCTCTCCATCGCCGTAGGCCCCAGCCCGCGCATGACCGGCGACCCCGCCAACCTCCCCGCCATCGCCCGCCTCGTAGATCACATCGGCATCATGTCGTACGACTACACCGGCCCCTGGGCCCGCTCCACCGGCTTCATCGCCCCGTTCTCAAACGCCCGCCCCGGTGGCTTCGGAGGCTCGGTGCAGGGAAGCGTTCAAGCCTGGATCGCTGCCGGCGTCCCTGCCTCCAAGCTCTTCATGGGCCTGCCTTTCTACGGCTACGGCTGGCACGTCGTCTCCAGGGAAAACAACGGCCTCTTCCAGCAGGGCGAACCCATCCGAGGCGACCGCCCCTATCCCTACATCGAAGCCCTCATCGCCAAATCCACCGTCTACCGCGAGGAGTCCTCCCAATCCCCCTGGCTCTACGACGGCGACGCCTTCTGGACCTACGACGACCCCACCAGCATCCGCCACAAAACCGCCTTCGCCGTAGAGCAGCAGCTAGGCGGCCTCATGATCTGGCACCTCGGAGAAGACACCCCCACCGCCACCCTTCTCAACGCCGCCCACGAAGCCCTCCACGTCCCCTGGCTCACCACCTACACCCCACCAACCGAACCCTTCACTACTCTCGCCCCACCACAACCGCCATTCACCCCAATAAATCCGTCATTCTGA
- a CDS encoding RNA polymerase sigma factor, with protein sequence MSLQDAVVLEPEESRGVMGVASEAVLDELWRGAEAESVGLSRAEFVGALVRVGEKCGYGLGAGVVAGTAEKERFWRGLQGADLALAQACALGREVAWERFVARFKGPLRRAAVAMTRSSGLGEDLADSLYSELYGLKERDGVRASPLASYSGRGSLMGWLRTTLAQRHVDRHRKTGREEPLEDHEPTSESPDVGHPVYEAALEMAVKLVLGGLGAEERFLLSAYFLDGRTLLEIGGLLRVHEATISRRVKRLTGDVTKRLLKELQARGLSKRAAEEALGTDPRDISVNLRNVLQSSGSGTFSEKTGLR encoded by the coding sequence GTGTCGCTCCAAGACGCGGTGGTGCTGGAACCGGAGGAATCTCGGGGGGTGATGGGGGTGGCTTCCGAGGCGGTGCTCGATGAGCTTTGGCGGGGGGCTGAGGCGGAGAGCGTGGGGTTGAGCCGGGCGGAGTTTGTGGGGGCTTTGGTGCGGGTTGGTGAGAAGTGCGGGTATGGATTGGGGGCTGGGGTTGTGGCTGGGACCGCCGAGAAAGAGCGGTTCTGGCGGGGGTTGCAGGGGGCGGACCTGGCGTTGGCGCAGGCTTGTGCGCTGGGGCGGGAGGTGGCCTGGGAGAGATTTGTGGCGCGGTTCAAGGGGCCGCTCAGGCGGGCTGCGGTGGCGATGACTCGGTCGTCTGGATTGGGGGAGGATCTGGCGGACTCGCTTTACTCCGAGCTGTATGGATTGAAGGAACGGGATGGGGTGAGGGCTAGTCCGCTGGCTTCTTACTCCGGGCGTGGATCTTTGATGGGATGGCTGAGGACGACGCTGGCGCAGAGGCATGTGGACCGGCACAGGAAGACGGGGCGGGAGGAGCCGCTGGAGGATCATGAACCCACGTCCGAAAGTCCGGACGTGGGGCACCCCGTTTACGAGGCTGCTCTGGAAATGGCGGTCAAGTTGGTGCTGGGTGGATTGGGGGCGGAAGAGCGGTTTCTGCTTTCGGCTTACTTTCTGGATGGGCGGACACTGCTGGAGATTGGTGGGTTGCTGCGGGTGCATGAGGCTACGATCAGCCGCCGGGTGAAGCGGTTGACGGGGGATGTGACGAAGCGATTGCTGAAGGAGCTGCAGGCGAGAGGGTTGAGCAAGCGGGCTGCGGAAGAGGCTTTGGGGACGGACCCCAGGGATATTTCAGTGAATTTGAGGAATGTGCTGCAAAGTTCAGGGAGTGGAACGTTCTCTGAGAAGACGGGTTTGCGATGA
- a CDS encoding ARPP-1 family domain-containing protein has product MTNPRAVSLLSIPLALILATGLLSPVHAGPISSEFTYKILKPIESGDLTLFPVVLTNAKASPDDPFLTLDEGLRSGEVEVTEAGRVHGLVRSRSGAHPAIAQPEYRGDQVNTLVLVNHSQRPLLLLAGEIVTGGKQDRIIAKDRIVPIGADPIDLSVFCIEHGRWTESSDKFGTTANSPAQSFMVQPAVRQQAMVARDQQQVWNSVSNSITAMAAAPPAPSAGAIHGQVTILRPDVNVQPLATTSYAKALQSVAVSAKVDEASSNLAHSREQILATLRQQHAIGVVVAVHGDIIWADLFSNTDLLTRYWTKLIRSYAAEGLTTSASDHQTAATLEDAQHFLSRPMHGAENSEGEAGVYRYSEIRTGPTDQFDLESLLPNTPQEVHISRLKLKNSTDHRPALMY; this is encoded by the coding sequence ATGACGAACCCGCGTGCTGTCAGTCTGTTATCCATCCCTCTCGCCTTGATCCTGGCCACCGGCCTCCTCTCCCCGGTCCACGCCGGCCCCATCTCATCCGAGTTCACCTACAAGATCCTCAAGCCAATCGAATCCGGCGATCTCACCCTCTTTCCCGTAGTCCTCACCAACGCCAAAGCCTCTCCTGACGATCCCTTCCTCACCCTCGACGAAGGTCTCCGCAGCGGCGAGGTAGAAGTCACAGAAGCCGGTCGAGTCCACGGCCTCGTCCGCTCCCGCTCCGGGGCGCACCCCGCCATCGCCCAGCCCGAATACCGCGGCGACCAGGTCAACACCCTCGTCCTCGTCAATCACTCCCAGCGCCCTTTGCTTCTCCTCGCCGGAGAGATCGTCACCGGCGGCAAGCAGGACCGCATCATCGCCAAAGACCGCATCGTCCCCATCGGCGCAGACCCCATTGACCTCTCCGTCTTCTGCATCGAGCACGGCCGCTGGACAGAATCCTCAGACAAGTTCGGCACCACCGCCAACAGCCCCGCCCAATCCTTCATGGTCCAGCCCGCCGTCCGCCAGCAGGCCATGGTCGCACGCGATCAGCAACAGGTCTGGAACTCCGTCAGCAACTCCATCACCGCCATGGCCGCCGCACCGCCTGCTCCATCCGCTGGCGCCATCCACGGACAGGTAACCATCCTCCGCCCTGACGTCAACGTTCAACCCCTCGCCACCACCAGTTATGCCAAGGCCCTCCAGTCCGTAGCCGTCAGCGCAAAGGTAGACGAAGCCTCGTCCAACCTCGCCCACTCCCGCGAGCAGATCCTCGCCACCCTCCGCCAGCAGCATGCCATCGGTGTCGTCGTAGCCGTCCACGGAGACATCATCTGGGCAGACCTCTTCTCCAACACAGACCTCCTCACCCGTTACTGGACCAAGCTCATCCGCTCCTACGCCGCCGAAGGCCTCACCACGTCCGCCTCCGACCACCAAACCGCAGCCACCCTCGAAGACGCCCAGCACTTCCTCAGCCGCCCCATGCATGGAGCAGAGAACTCCGAAGGCGAAGCCGGTGTCTACCGCTACAGCGAGATCCGCACCGGCCCCACAGACCAGTTCGACCTCGAATCCCTCCTCCCCAACACCCCGCAGGAAGTCCACATCAGCCGCCTCAAACTCAAAAACTCCACAGACCACCGCCCCGCCCTCATGTACTAA